The following coding sequences are from one Pseudonocardia sp. EC080619-01 window:
- a CDS encoding nucleoside deaminase produces the protein MDEQDRVHLRRCVELAEQALGAGDEPFGSVLVDASGVVRAEDRNRVACGDPTRHPEFELARLATELLTPGERAGATVYTSGEHCPMCAAAHAWVGLGRIVYASSTAQLTTWLQEIGTPSPPVRPLPVSEVAPGVRVEGPDPDLAPRVRALHQRFHRWH, from the coding sequence ATGGACGAGCAGGACCGCGTGCATCTGCGCCGGTGCGTCGAGCTGGCCGAACAGGCCCTCGGGGCCGGGGACGAGCCGTTCGGGTCGGTGCTGGTCGACGCCTCGGGCGTCGTGCGGGCCGAGGACCGGAACCGGGTCGCCTGCGGGGACCCCACCCGTCATCCGGAGTTCGAGCTGGCCCGGCTCGCGACGGAGCTGCTCACTCCCGGTGAGCGGGCCGGGGCGACCGTCTACACCTCCGGTGAGCACTGCCCCATGTGCGCGGCCGCGCACGCCTGGGTCGGACTGGGACGCATCGTGTACGCGAGCTCGACGGCCCAGCTCACCACGTGGCTGCAGGAGATCGGGACACCGTCGCCCCCGGTCCGGCCGCTTCCGGTGTCGGAGGTGGCGCCGGGGGTCCGGGTGGAGGGCCCCGATCCCGATCTCGCCCCCCGGGTCCGTGCACTGCACCAGCGGTTCCACCGGTGGCACTGA
- a CDS encoding MarR family winged helix-turn-helix transcriptional regulator, giving the protein MDRTGTVAPLALDEQLCFALHSASRAMTGCYRPILDAIGLTYSQYAVLLVLWAEESVPQRELGERMVLDSGTLSPMLTRLEKRGLVVRARRPDDERTVQVSLTEEGRALRSRAAVAQEQVIRATGMDLDELFRLRDDLQRLAARLRDGRDEHDDHDEPAG; this is encoded by the coding sequence ATGGACCGGACCGGAACCGTTGCGCCGCTGGCGCTCGACGAGCAGCTCTGTTTCGCGCTGCACTCGGCCTCGCGGGCGATGACCGGCTGTTACCGACCGATCCTCGACGCGATCGGCCTCACCTACAGCCAGTACGCGGTGCTGCTGGTGCTGTGGGCCGAGGAGTCCGTGCCGCAGCGCGAGCTCGGCGAGCGGATGGTCCTGGACAGCGGCACGCTGTCGCCGATGCTGACCCGGCTCGAGAAGCGCGGGCTCGTCGTGCGGGCCCGCCGTCCCGACGACGAGCGCACCGTGCAGGTCTCGCTGACCGAGGAGGGCCGGGCCCTGCGCAGCCGGGCCGCGGTCGCGCAGGAGCAGGTCATCCGGGCGACCGGGATGGATCTCGACGAGCTCTTCCGCCTGCGCGACGACCTCCAGCGGCTCGCGGCACGGCTGCGTGACGGACGCGACGAGCACGACGACCACGACGAGCCGGCCGGCTGA
- a CDS encoding MarR family winged helix-turn-helix transcriptional regulator: MSLDPDELARLRVVLARIGRGLDRHSRGSELTRTQVSVLGTVVVRGPIGMGELATLEGLNPTMLSRMAGKLEAAGLLARDTDPDDGRAVRVTATGTGRAEHERQRAERARLLAEHVDALPDVQADGLRAALPALEALASSLRDAR; encoded by the coding sequence ATGAGTCTCGACCCCGACGAGCTGGCCCGGCTGCGCGTCGTCCTCGCCCGGATCGGGCGCGGCCTGGACCGGCACTCCCGCGGGTCCGAGCTCACCCGCACCCAGGTCTCGGTGCTCGGCACGGTCGTCGTGCGCGGGCCGATCGGGATGGGCGAGCTCGCGACCCTCGAGGGGCTCAACCCGACGATGCTGTCCCGGATGGCGGGCAAGCTGGAGGCGGCCGGGCTGCTGGCCCGCGACACCGACCCCGACGACGGTCGCGCCGTCCGGGTGACCGCGACCGGGACCGGCCGGGCCGAGCACGAGCGGCAGCGCGCGGAGCGGGCCAGGCTGCTCGCCGAGCACGTCGACGCCCTGCCCGACGTCCAGGCCGACGGCCTGCGTGCCGCGCTCCCTGCGCTGGAGGCCCTCGCGTCGTCGCTGCGGGACGCCCGGTGA
- a CDS encoding MFS transporter, whose amino-acid sequence MITGSALRSSARSAAGRTFAALSGRNYRLWFGGQSISLVGTWMQSVAQSWLVYELTGSAAVLGTVVAMQTLPTLLLGPYAGVWVDRVDKRRLMIGLQSVMGLQALALAVLTLTGTVALWHVYVLAAVLGLNKAFENPARQAFVQELVGRDDLRNAVTLNSVLTNAARAVGPAVAGLVIVAGGTGVCFAVNAASFVAVVTSLLRLDVSALTPTEPAPRAPGQLREGLAYVRGNPDLLVPLVMMALIGCLAYEFPVVLPVVASETFGGNASTYGYLTGAMGVGAVIGGLVVAGRGRTGLPSLVRTALVFGVVLGLAAAAPSLWVALVAMAMVGMASVAFMAGGNSTMQLASEPHMRGRVMALWSVAFLGSTPIGGPVAGWVSEHLGGRGGLALGAVACLVAALIGLPAARRAARAERDGRSADPAAGGDAEEVARRPLR is encoded by the coding sequence GTGATCACCGGCTCGGCGCTCCGCTCGTCGGCCCGGTCCGCCGCGGGCCGCACCTTCGCCGCGCTGTCCGGGCGCAACTACCGGCTCTGGTTCGGTGGCCAGTCGATCTCGCTGGTCGGCACCTGGATGCAGTCGGTCGCCCAGTCCTGGCTGGTCTACGAGCTGACCGGGTCCGCGGCCGTGCTCGGCACCGTCGTCGCGATGCAGACCCTGCCCACCCTGCTGCTCGGGCCGTACGCGGGCGTGTGGGTGGACCGGGTCGACAAGCGACGGCTGATGATCGGGCTGCAGTCGGTCATGGGCCTGCAGGCACTCGCGCTGGCCGTGCTCACCCTGACCGGGACGGTCGCGCTCTGGCACGTCTACGTCCTGGCCGCCGTGCTCGGGCTGAACAAGGCGTTCGAGAACCCGGCCCGCCAGGCGTTCGTGCAGGAGCTGGTGGGCCGCGACGACCTGCGCAACGCCGTCACCCTCAACTCGGTCCTGACCAACGCCGCCCGCGCGGTCGGCCCCGCCGTCGCCGGCCTGGTGATCGTCGCCGGGGGCACCGGGGTGTGCTTCGCGGTGAACGCGGCCAGCTTCGTCGCCGTCGTGACGTCGCTGCTGCGGCTCGACGTCTCCGCGCTCACCCCGACCGAGCCCGCCCCTCGCGCACCCGGGCAGCTGCGCGAGGGACTGGCCTACGTCCGCGGCAACCCCGACCTGCTCGTCCCGCTGGTCATGATGGCGCTGATCGGCTGCCTGGCCTACGAGTTCCCGGTGGTGCTGCCGGTCGTCGCGTCCGAGACGTTCGGCGGGAACGCGAGCACCTACGGCTACCTCACCGGGGCGATGGGCGTCGGTGCGGTGATCGGCGGGCTGGTCGTCGCCGGGCGGGGCCGGACCGGGCTGCCGTCCCTGGTGCGCACGGCGCTCGTGTTCGGCGTGGTGCTCGGCCTCGCGGCGGCCGCCCCGTCGTTGTGGGTCGCGCTCGTCGCGATGGCGATGGTCGGGATGGCCAGCGTGGCGTTCATGGCGGGCGGGAACAGCACGATGCAGCTGGCCTCGGAGCCGCACATGCGGGGCCGGGTGATGGCGTTGTGGTCGGTCGCCTTCCTCGGCTCGACCCCGATCGGCGGCCCGGTCGCGGGCTGGGTGAGCGAGCACCTCGGCGGCCGGGGCGGCCTCGCGCTCGGCGCCGTCGCCTGCCTGGTCGCCGCCCTCATCGGCCTGCCCGCCGCCCGGCGTGCTGCGCGGGCGGAGCGGGACGGGCGGTCAGCGGATCCGGCCGCCGGTGGCGATGCGGAGGAGGTCGCGCGCCGTCCCCTGCGGTGA
- a CDS encoding molybdopterin-dependent oxidoreductase — MERGEPDRTESRGVIIDAEKTHSAHWGVFTARYDGRRLRVRPHPGDPDPSPVLDNIPSAVGHPARVAAPAVRRGWWERGPGRDPGRGRDGYRTVSWEAVLDRLAEETHRVRSTHGDEAVYGGSYGWASAGRFHHAQGQLHRFLAVTGGYTRSVNSYSGGAAEVLLPQILGGFDAVTRYAVTWDQVAAHTDTVLAFGGMALKNSGIAAGGVSRHVERGAMRAARDRGAMFVLVSPLRPDLPEEVDATWLPIRPGTDVALMLALMHTVVAEGRHDTDFLASHCDGWETLREYLFAAPAKDAAWASAITGIDASAIRELAWRIAYGRTLVTVAQSLQRAEHGEQPVWGGTALAAVLGQIGLPGGGFNYGLGSLGHYGRPRNAVPVPSFSRAPNPVNSFIPVARVADMLLHPGGTYDYDGAERTYPHVRMAWWAGGNPFHHHQDLRRLRRAVAELDTFAVHDPVWTATARHADVVLPSTMTIERDDIGATSSDALLVAMKQLVPVHGEARDDYDVLSALAHRLGHGEAFTEGRTAHEWLVHMYDRTRKALADRGEPAPDFEEFWERGELELPRRPDDGGVLARFRADPEGHPLPTPSGRVQVGSATIAGHGYDDCPGHPAWREPTEAPDERHPFWLVSNQPATRLHSQLDFGAHSSGSKRSGREVVRIHPDDAGPLGIADGDVVRLHNDRGATLAAARLTDDIRPGVLQLPTGAWWAPTADPERPELGDDGLCAHGNPNAVTRDRGSSRFAQGCTGQLCAVAVSRFDHPLPAVEVHRAPEAP, encoded by the coding sequence GTGGAACGCGGTGAGCCGGACCGGACCGAATCCCGCGGAGTGATCATCGACGCCGAGAAGACCCACAGCGCGCACTGGGGCGTGTTCACCGCCCGCTACGACGGCCGCCGGTTGCGGGTCCGCCCGCACCCCGGCGACCCGGACCCGTCGCCGGTGCTGGACAACATCCCGTCCGCCGTCGGACACCCGGCACGGGTCGCCGCGCCCGCGGTGCGGCGCGGCTGGTGGGAGCGAGGGCCGGGGCGCGACCCGGGCCGCGGACGCGACGGGTACCGCACGGTCTCCTGGGAGGCCGTCCTGGACCGGCTCGCCGAGGAGACCCACCGGGTCCGTTCGACCCACGGCGACGAGGCCGTCTACGGCGGGTCGTACGGATGGGCGTCGGCCGGGCGCTTCCACCACGCGCAGGGCCAGCTGCACCGCTTCCTGGCGGTGACCGGCGGCTACACCCGCTCGGTCAACTCCTACTCCGGTGGCGCCGCGGAGGTGCTGCTGCCGCAGATCCTGGGCGGGTTCGACGCCGTCACCCGCTACGCCGTCACCTGGGACCAGGTCGCCGCGCACACCGACACCGTGCTCGCGTTCGGCGGGATGGCGCTGAAGAACTCGGGCATCGCGGCGGGCGGGGTGTCGCGGCACGTGGAGCGCGGTGCGATGCGCGCCGCCCGGGACCGGGGCGCGATGTTCGTGCTGGTCAGCCCACTGCGTCCGGACCTTCCCGAGGAGGTCGACGCGACCTGGCTGCCGATCCGCCCCGGCACCGACGTGGCGCTGATGCTCGCGCTGATGCACACCGTCGTCGCCGAGGGCCGGCACGACACCGACTTCCTCGCCTCGCACTGCGACGGCTGGGAGACGCTGCGCGAGTACCTGTTCGCCGCCCCAGCCAAGGACGCCGCCTGGGCGTCGGCGATCACCGGCATCGACGCGTCCGCGATCCGGGAGCTGGCCTGGCGGATCGCCTACGGCCGCACCCTGGTCACCGTCGCGCAGTCGTTGCAGCGCGCCGAGCACGGGGAGCAGCCGGTCTGGGGCGGGACGGCGCTCGCGGCCGTCCTCGGTCAGATCGGGCTGCCCGGCGGCGGGTTCAACTACGGCCTCGGCTCCCTCGGGCACTACGGCCGGCCGCGCAACGCGGTGCCGGTCCCGAGCTTCTCCCGGGCCCCGAACCCGGTGAACTCGTTCATCCCGGTCGCCCGGGTCGCGGACATGCTGCTGCACCCGGGCGGGACCTACGACTACGACGGCGCCGAGCGCACCTACCCGCACGTGCGGATGGCCTGGTGGGCGGGCGGCAACCCGTTCCACCACCACCAGGACCTGCGCCGGCTGCGGCGGGCGGTCGCCGAGCTGGACACCTTCGCCGTGCACGACCCCGTCTGGACGGCGACGGCCCGGCACGCCGACGTCGTCCTGCCCTCGACCATGACGATCGAGCGCGACGACATCGGCGCCACCAGCTCCGACGCGCTGCTCGTCGCGATGAAGCAGCTCGTCCCCGTGCACGGCGAGGCCCGTGACGACTACGACGTGCTCTCCGCGCTCGCGCACCGGCTCGGCCACGGCGAGGCCTTCACCGAGGGCCGCACCGCGCACGAGTGGCTGGTGCACATGTACGACCGCACCCGCAAGGCGCTCGCCGACCGGGGCGAGCCCGCGCCGGACTTCGAGGAGTTCTGGGAGCGCGGGGAGCTGGAGCTGCCGCGACGGCCCGACGACGGCGGCGTGCTCGCCCGGTTCCGCGCCGACCCCGAGGGCCACCCGCTGCCGACGCCGTCCGGCCGGGTCCAGGTCGGGTCGGCGACGATCGCCGGGCACGGCTACGACGACTGCCCCGGCCACCCGGCGTGGCGGGAACCGACCGAGGCCCCGGACGAGCGGCACCCGTTCTGGCTGGTCTCCAACCAGCCGGCGACCCGGCTGCACTCGCAGCTCGACTTCGGCGCGCACAGCTCCGGGTCGAAGCGGTCCGGACGCGAGGTCGTCCGGATCCACCCGGACGACGCCGGCCCGCTCGGGATCGCCGACGGCGACGTCGTCCGGCTGCACAACGACCGCGGCGCGACCCTCGCCGCCGCCCGCCTCACCGACGACATCCGGCCCGGGGTGCTGCAGCTCCCGACCGGCGCGTGGTGGGCGCCGACGGCCGATCCGGAGCGCCCCGAGCTCGGCGACGACGGCCTGTGCGCGCACGGCAACCCGAACGCGGTCACCCGCGACCGCGGCTCGTCGCGGTTCGCCCAGGGCTGCACCGGACAGCTCTGCGCGGTCGCGGTGAGCCGGTTCGACCATCCGCTGCCCGCGGTGGAGGTGCACCGGGCGCCGGAAGCACCGTGA
- a CDS encoding Vms1/Ankzf1 family peptidyl-tRNA hydrolase yields the protein MVMRNIWIRDLNDSAGPFATVVMDATHDTADATEQYRLRWRDLRERLVDAGADDATLAVLDEAVTGAGAPDGTAGRLLVADSARVLLDRHCEVPPERGTASWGPVPDLLAVLSSGSDEVPTVVVAVDRTGGEIRAVDGSVETVSSDATGPVHKANTAGPGEGGADARVEETWKRNAQAVAERVDKLVRGGNAGLLVVAGDAPARARLRDELAPASAEIMAEIENTGGTVPEQVDDTVRAAADDVREQRRVTAVTSYATASGRTDGLAVTGLSGVAAAARAHAVETLLVDPSAVPGTELLVGTDPTAVAERADELLAGGPETSGPAADVLVRAVVSADGDVVQARPGDDVTLSDGLGAILRFPVGPAA from the coding sequence ATGGTGATGCGAAACATCTGGATCCGAGACCTGAACGACAGCGCCGGCCCGTTCGCGACCGTGGTCATGGACGCCACGCACGACACGGCCGACGCGACCGAGCAGTACCGGCTGCGGTGGCGCGACCTGCGCGAGCGGCTCGTCGACGCCGGTGCCGACGACGCGACGCTCGCGGTGCTCGACGAGGCCGTGACCGGCGCCGGCGCTCCCGACGGCACGGCGGGCCGGCTGCTCGTCGCCGACTCCGCCCGCGTCCTGCTCGACCGGCACTGCGAGGTGCCGCCGGAGCGTGGCACCGCGAGCTGGGGGCCGGTCCCCGACCTGCTCGCCGTGCTCTCCTCGGGCAGTGACGAGGTGCCGACGGTCGTGGTCGCGGTCGACCGGACCGGCGGTGAGATCCGCGCCGTCGACGGTTCGGTGGAGACGGTGAGCTCGGACGCGACCGGACCGGTGCACAAGGCGAACACCGCAGGCCCCGGCGAGGGTGGCGCCGACGCCCGCGTGGAGGAGACCTGGAAGCGCAACGCCCAGGCCGTCGCCGAGCGGGTCGACAAGCTCGTCCGCGGCGGCAACGCGGGACTGCTCGTGGTCGCCGGGGACGCACCGGCCCGCGCCCGGCTGCGCGACGAGCTCGCCCCGGCCTCGGCCGAGATCATGGCGGAGATCGAGAACACCGGCGGCACGGTCCCCGAGCAGGTCGACGACACCGTGCGCGCCGCCGCCGACGACGTCCGCGAGCAGCGCCGGGTGACCGCGGTGACCAGCTACGCGACCGCGTCGGGCCGCACCGACGGCCTCGCCGTGACCGGGCTGTCCGGCGTCGCCGCGGCCGCCCGCGCGCACGCCGTGGAGACGCTGCTGGTCGACCCGTCGGCGGTGCCGGGGACCGAACTCCTCGTCGGAACGGACCCGACCGCCGTCGCCGAGCGGGCCGACGAGCTGCTCGCCGGCGGGCCGGAGACCTCCGGGCCCGCGGCGGACGTGCTGGTGCGGGCGGTCGTCTCCGCGGACGGTGACGTGGTGCAGGCTCGCCCGGGCGACGACGTCACCCTCTCCGACGGCCTGGGCGCGATCCTGCGCTTCCCGGTCGGCCCGGCCGCCTGA
- a CDS encoding sugar porter family MFS transporter — translation MTSGAEAARRPSQWAIWFFGALGGILWGFDTGVISGAILFIPDDVPLTSLQEGLVVSGLLVGAMLGAGVSGRLADTLGRRLLILAGGIVFVVGTLGTALGVTVAMLVGFRFVMGIGVGIVSVVVPMYLSELAPAHIRGRLTSLMQLLVTVGIFLAYVTAYAFAEARDWRWMIGLGVIPAVVLAIGIYTQPESPRWLVAHKADGGEADARRLLRRLRGTTEIADAELDEIKESVRVEREHTERVSIRSLFAPRLRRLMVIGLLLVFFQNFVGINTIIYYAPTLLTEVGFGATGAIGANVAIGAVNMLMTLPGMWLIDRAGRRPLLRWGALGMCVAMIVLAVTNLSGLEQGPLLLGLTLAGIVVYIASFSISWGPVQWVLLPELFPLRVRAGAVAFCVTFNWLFNMTVALLFPSLLEAFGAGWNFLFFAVTTALGYVYATRLLPETKGRTLEQIERDLADPAAARS, via the coding sequence GTGACTTCGGGGGCGGAGGCGGCACGACGGCCGTCGCAGTGGGCGATCTGGTTCTTCGGCGCGCTCGGCGGGATCCTGTGGGGCTTCGACACCGGGGTGATCTCCGGCGCGATCCTCTTCATCCCGGACGACGTCCCGCTCACGTCGCTGCAGGAGGGCCTCGTCGTGTCCGGCCTGCTGGTCGGGGCGATGCTGGGCGCCGGGGTCTCGGGCCGGCTGGCCGACACCCTCGGCAGGCGGCTGCTGATCCTCGCCGGCGGGATCGTCTTCGTGGTCGGCACCCTGGGCACGGCGCTCGGGGTCACCGTCGCGATGCTGGTCGGGTTCCGGTTCGTGATGGGGATCGGTGTCGGCATCGTCTCGGTGGTCGTCCCGATGTACCTCTCCGAGCTCGCGCCCGCCCACATCCGCGGACGTCTCACCTCGCTGATGCAGCTGCTCGTGACCGTCGGGATCTTCCTCGCCTACGTCACCGCGTACGCGTTCGCCGAGGCGCGGGACTGGCGCTGGATGATCGGGCTCGGCGTGATCCCGGCCGTCGTGCTGGCGATCGGCATCTACACCCAGCCGGAGAGCCCGCGGTGGCTCGTCGCGCACAAGGCCGACGGCGGCGAGGCCGACGCGCGACGGCTGCTGCGCCGGCTGCGCGGCACCACGGAGATCGCCGACGCGGAGCTCGACGAGATCAAGGAGAGCGTGCGCGTCGAGCGCGAGCACACCGAGCGGGTCTCGATCCGCAGCCTGTTCGCACCGCGGCTGCGTCGCCTGATGGTGATCGGGCTGCTGCTGGTGTTCTTCCAGAACTTCGTCGGGATCAACACGATCATCTACTACGCGCCGACGCTGCTCACCGAGGTCGGGTTCGGGGCGACCGGGGCGATCGGTGCCAACGTCGCGATCGGTGCGGTGAACATGCTGATGACGCTGCCCGGCATGTGGCTGATCGACCGGGCCGGGCGGCGCCCGCTGCTGCGCTGGGGTGCGCTGGGCATGTGCGTCGCGATGATCGTGCTGGCGGTGACGAACCTGTCCGGGCTGGAGCAGGGCCCGCTGCTGCTCGGGCTGACCCTGGCCGGGATCGTCGTCTACATCGCGTCGTTCTCGATCTCGTGGGGACCGGTGCAGTGGGTCCTGCTGCCGGAGCTGTTCCCGCTGCGGGTCCGGGCCGGGGCCGTCGCGTTCTGCGTGACGTTCAACTGGCTGTTCAACATGACCGTCGCGCTGCTGTTCCCGAGCCTGCTGGAGGCGTTCGGCGCGGGCTGGAACTTCCTGTTCTTCGCGGTGACGACGGCGCTGGGCTACGTCTACGCGACCCGGCTGCTGCCCGAGACCAAGGGCCGCACGCTGGAGCAGATCGAGCGTGACCTCGCGGACCCCGCCGCCGCACGTTCCTGA
- a CDS encoding LysR family transcriptional regulator, with protein MSTAPVRVPDLTALALVVTVARTGGLAAAAQEQGLSVQAASSRLRTLEQQVGGPVLERTRRGRSGRLTARGVLLAEWAGPLLDTARDLDAALAVLRPAPDGTDPVVLAAGSGVAECLLPRWLVELRDGPGGRISLLDTDDPATAVRDGDAAVGVVETPGPLDKLHAATVATDALVLVVAPGHHWAGGPGVGATELLATPLLTRRPGTGSRPAAEAALTAAAPGVTAAAPLSELAADAAVRAAVRAGDGPALLGRTSVAADLAAGSAVEVPVHGADLGREFRAVWQEGTSPQGTARDLLRIATGGRIR; from the coding sequence ATGTCCACCGCACCCGTACGCGTCCCCGACCTGACCGCGCTCGCCCTGGTCGTCACCGTGGCCCGCACCGGCGGGCTCGCCGCCGCCGCGCAGGAGCAGGGGCTGTCGGTGCAGGCCGCGTCGTCGCGGCTCCGGACACTGGAGCAGCAGGTCGGCGGGCCCGTCCTCGAGCGCACGCGGCGCGGCCGGTCGGGGCGGCTCACCGCCCGCGGGGTGCTGCTGGCGGAGTGGGCCGGTCCGCTGCTGGACACGGCCCGCGATCTCGACGCGGCGCTGGCGGTGCTGCGCCCGGCGCCGGACGGGACCGACCCGGTCGTCCTGGCGGCCGGGTCGGGGGTGGCGGAGTGCCTGCTCCCCCGCTGGCTGGTGGAGCTGCGGGACGGCCCGGGCGGGCGGATCTCGCTGCTCGACACCGACGACCCCGCGACCGCGGTGCGCGACGGCGACGCGGCCGTCGGCGTCGTCGAGACGCCCGGCCCGCTGGACAAGCTGCACGCGGCGACCGTCGCGACGGACGCGCTCGTCCTCGTCGTCGCTCCCGGGCACCACTGGGCGGGCGGGCCGGGGGTCGGCGCCACGGAGCTGCTCGCCACTCCCCTGCTCACCCGCCGTCCGGGGACGGGGTCGCGGCCCGCCGCCGAGGCCGCGCTCACCGCGGCCGCCCCCGGGGTCACGGCCGCCGCGCCGCTGTCCGAGCTCGCCGCCGACGCGGCCGTCCGCGCGGCCGTGCGGGCCGGCGACGGCCCGGCGCTCCTCGGGCGGACGTCGGTGGCCGCCGACCTGGCTGCGGGCTCCGCGGTCGAGGTCCCGGTGCACGGCGCCGATCTCGGCCGCGAGTTCCGCGCGGTCTGGCAGGAGGGCACGTCACCGCAGGGGACGGCGCGCGACCTCCTCCGCATCGCCACCGGCGGCCGGATCCGCTGA
- a CDS encoding IclR family transcriptional regulator, translating to MRNHHRTVDRVAALLEAAARRPGGSTLSSLARRVGAPVSSVQKLVDGLVATGYLDERDRRYTLGPAPWMLAARAGVPPVPAVPHDALDHLARVTGLPVLLAARIGDDAVYLDWAGADESFDVALSARVRAPLPDTAAGRVLLAHLPPEERKRIALHAHEGDPAAAAALLETCARIREAGGERGASGTLLPGAAAVAVPLRREGRVTGALSAAAPHAGEVPAGVAQALADAADAWSG from the coding sequence ATGCGTAATCATCACCGGACCGTGGACCGGGTGGCCGCGCTGCTGGAGGCCGCGGCGCGCCGCCCGGGCGGGAGCACGCTGTCGTCGCTGGCCCGCCGGGTCGGGGCACCGGTGTCGTCCGTGCAGAAGCTCGTCGACGGCCTCGTGGCCACCGGATACCTCGACGAGCGGGACCGTCGCTACACGCTCGGGCCCGCGCCGTGGATGCTCGCCGCCCGCGCCGGCGTCCCGCCGGTCCCCGCGGTCCCGCACGACGCGCTGGACCACCTCGCCCGGGTGACGGGCCTCCCGGTGCTGCTGGCCGCCCGGATCGGCGACGACGCCGTCTACCTGGACTGGGCCGGTGCCGACGAGTCGTTCGACGTGGCGCTGTCGGCGCGGGTGCGGGCGCCGCTCCCGGACACCGCGGCCGGGCGGGTCCTGCTCGCGCACCTGCCGCCGGAGGAACGCAAGCGGATCGCGCTGCACGCGCACGAGGGCGACCCGGCGGCGGCCGCCGCGCTGCTGGAGACCTGTGCCCGGATCCGGGAGGCAGGCGGGGAGCGCGGCGCCAGCGGGACGCTGCTGCCCGGGGCCGCGGCGGTCGCGGTCCCGCTGCGCCGCGAGGGCCGGGTGACGGGTGCGCTGTCCGCGGCCGCCCCGCACGCCGGCGAGGTCCCGGCGGGCGTCGCGCAGGCGTTGGCCGACGCCGCCGACGCGTGGTCGGGCTGA
- a CDS encoding SRPBCC family protein — protein MSDERSAATGERIEAARVVDASPSAIFAVLRDPHGHVAIDSSGMLMSAEGEPVTATGDRFLVHMDREALGDRPMGRYDVHVVITAYEPDREIAWTIDGTMRPPVGHVYGYRLEPAGEGATRVVSYCDWSDIHPDYRGLGFPLISGEALRATLGILARTVQDR, from the coding sequence ATGAGCGACGAGCGCAGTGCGGCGACCGGCGAGCGGATCGAGGCGGCACGGGTGGTCGACGCGTCGCCGTCGGCGATCTTCGCGGTGCTGCGTGACCCGCACGGTCACGTGGCGATCGACAGCTCCGGGATGCTGATGTCCGCAGAGGGCGAGCCGGTCACGGCGACGGGGGACAGGTTCCTCGTGCACATGGACCGCGAGGCCCTCGGTGACCGCCCGATGGGGCGCTACGACGTGCACGTCGTGATCACCGCATACGAGCCGGACCGTGAGATCGCATGGACCATCGACGGCACCATGCGGCCTCCGGTCGGGCACGTCTACGGCTACCGGCTGGAGCCCGCCGGGGAGGGCGCCACCCGGGTCGTGTCGTACTGCGACTGGTCGGACATCCACCCCGACTACCGCGGGCTCGGGTTCCCGCTGATCTCCGGGGAGGCGCTCCGGGCGACCCTCGGCATCCTGGCGCGCACCGTTCAGGACCGCTGA
- a CDS encoding DinB family protein gives MTTSAELLIDHFGRVDELVHDVLDRLTEADLARRPEVAGSGGPGNPIGWLVWHLLRVQDDHVAEAFGTGQVWTGDGWADRFGLDLDPADTGFGHTPEQVGRVRTTAELLTGYGEAVHARTVAHLGGLGDDDLSRILPSTWGEGVSLGVRLVSVLGDDLQHAGQAAYLRGLFGV, from the coding sequence ATGACGACCTCCGCGGAGCTGCTCATCGACCACTTCGGCCGCGTCGACGAGCTGGTGCACGACGTGCTCGACCGGCTGACCGAGGCCGATCTCGCCCGCCGTCCGGAGGTCGCCGGGTCCGGTGGGCCCGGGAACCCGATCGGCTGGCTGGTCTGGCACCTGCTGCGGGTGCAGGACGACCACGTCGCCGAGGCGTTCGGCACCGGTCAGGTCTGGACCGGCGACGGCTGGGCCGACCGCTTCGGCCTGGACCTCGATCCCGCCGACACCGGGTTCGGCCACACCCCGGAGCAGGTCGGGCGGGTCCGCACGACCGCGGAGCTCCTCACCGGGTACGGCGAGGCCGTGCACGCCCGCACGGTGGCGCACCTGGGCGGTCTCGGCGACGACGACCTGTCCCGGATCCTGCCCTCGACCTGGGGCGAGGGTGTGAGCCTGGGCGTGCGGCTGGTCAGCGTGCTCGGCGACGACCTGCAGCACGCCGGACAGGCCGCCTACCTGCGAGGCCTGTTCGGGGTGTGA